Genomic window (Candidatus Bathyarchaeia archaeon):
AAGGTAGTGTCGTCTTCCCTCTGTTATAAATGTCTGGCGGCGGAATTGTCACGCCCATGTTGGCGGTGCTGATGAAGGAGGCACCCGCCTTCTTCACTCGTCTGGCGATTTCCACAACCCTTGGGAAGCCGGTTTCTGGAGTGAGTTTAACCCCCACGGGGATGCTGACTTCCTTGACGACCTCTTTAACAACCTCCTCCAGGAATTCTGGGGAGTCACCCATGATGGCGCCCATGTTGGAGAAGATAAACTTTCCATCCAGAAAGGCTTTCACGTTGCCGCTTACCGTGGCGAAGAAGGGACAAGAAACGTTAATCTCAATCATGTCGAAGCCTGCTTCCTCAGCCCTTCTAGAAGCTATGGCAAACGATTCTGGGTCTCCGGCGGCTTCAATGTTTGCGATTAGCGGGACATCCTCCGGCTTCTTCTCCATCAACATTTTAATTATGGGCATTTTAAGCTCCAGGGATTTCGCGAACCCCTCTATTGGAATGCCATAGGGCGTTAGGGCGCCAAGCCTATGCAGAAAGCATCCTTCCCCATCCTTCATCCATCGCCTAACGGGTCTCCCGCCAAAATGTTTTCGAATTATCTGCTGCCACTCCTCAGACGCAACTTCCCTCTTCTTCCTCTTAACGTAGTCCTCGGGCAGGGAGCAAAGCGCTCCCACATTTATGTATCCAGCTCCAGCCTCCGCCGACTTGAGCAGTATCTTTGCGACATCCTCGTCGGGTATTGAACTGCCCATAAAGGTTGCGATGGCGCCAACGCCGATGGGGCTTGGGAGGGTTACTCCGGCAAAATCCACAAACAACCTTTCATCTCTCATGGTGGCTCATTCCTCTCGAGTATTTTGAACGTTTGACTGTAAATTTGACCCTTATATTAACCTTGTCAATTAGAGCCATGGCAATTTCCTATAAAAGTCGCTTGTCCAGCATGGTAATGTGTTTGGTAATGTGGGGGCTGGTGTATTTGAAGGGCAAATTGGAGTTTGGGTTGGCGGAGCGCAGGTTGCAGTGTAGGTATCTTTTTCTCTCCTTTTTCTTCCTCAAGCTTTTCCTCGGAAGGTTTTGTTCTAGGTTTTTCCTCTGGTTTTCCTATAACAATGGATTTGACGCCCGGGGGCAGCTTCTCACCTTTTATTTTCTCCAAATCCTTTTCGCTTGTAATCACCCTCAATAGGTTGAAGGGGTTCTGATTTCACTTACCGCAGATCTAATGTCAATTATGGACCGTTTAAGCTCAGCCACAGCGGTATTCAACTCTTCAGAAAGCTTCTCTACGCTGAATTTTAACCTCTCAATCTCCTGCTTTTCCGACTTTTCCCCTTCGGTTGATTTTTCCTCCTTCGCTGGCTTCTCCTCCGCAGGAGGCCTCTTCGCTTCCTCGGAGTTTTCCTTTTTGCCGTTTTCCGTCTTCGCCATAACATAACATCCCAAGCTGGCTAACTGATTTACTATACGAATCCCAAATGTGCATTTAAATTATGTGAATCCAGAATCAATATTTGTAAATTTTTCAAATTTTGATCAGAATTTTATAAAATTTACAAGTCTGTAATCGAACAAGATTACGAACGAACAGTGTACGAACAGTGTACGAACCAAAAAACATATTTAGATTAAAAGCCGAATAACTTGCAGAAAGCCAATGAAGCATAAATACCTACTCATAATACTTCCCATATCGATTGTAGCCTCCATTTTGGCTCCGGCGATTTACATTCTCTACTACAGCGACGACAGCCTAGAAAACGCCAATGAAAAAGTTTTCTTTGGAGTTACCTTCAGCAAAGGAAGCCCCCAGGATGCAAAACGCCTAATCGAAAAAGTGAAGAATTATACGAACCTCCTCGTCATAACTGCTTGGGATGAACTCTGCGCCCAAAATGATAATGGAGCAGCCCTAACCGAAGTTTGCGAGTACGCAGCGAACGCCGACCTCCACTTCATAGTCTACTTAAGCTTTGTATCCCAAGTTGCCTACCCATGGCATAGGCCTTGGCTGGAAAACGCCTCAGAAAGGTTTGGCAAATACTTCTTGGGAGTTTATTTCTACGATGAGCCAGGCGGAAAACAAGTAGACACCGGGACGTGGCGAGGTTTCAGACCTGAACTATTCAATTACAGTGAGGCGGCAAACTGGTATGTCAGCAGTATTGGTTCCAGCGAAAGTCTGCGAATTCTAAAGGGCTTGGGCATTAGAGTTTTTACGGCTGATTATGCGCTTTACTGGTTTGATTATTTGGCTGGTTATGACTGCGTTTTCGTTGAGTTCGGATGGAACCATAGCCGAATCCAACACATAGCCCTTGGGCGGGGAGCCGCCAACGTGCAGGGCAAGGATTGGGGCGTTATCATAACATGGACATACAATCACCCACCATACCTCGAAAATGGAACAAGATTGTACGAGGATTTGGTGACCGCCTACAAGGCTGGGGCGAAATACATAGTCATATTTAACTATCCAAGGATTGAGGGAAATCCCTACGGCATACTAACCGAAGAACACTTCAAGGCGATGGAGGATTTTTGGCATCTCATAACCTCGCCTAAACCATTCGAAAAAGTGAGGGGACAAGTGGCCTACGTGCTCCCAAAAGATTATGGTTGGGGGATGCGGAGCCCAGACGACAAGATATGGGGGATATGGCCTCCGGATGACAAGTCTCTAACAATATGGGAAAACATGGGCAAGCTCCTTGAAAAGTATGGTTTAAAACTTGACATAATCTATGACGATCCAAAATTCAACTTCAAAAGGAAATATGCCATCCTATATTATTGGAACAGCACGATAACCTAGACGAAATGTAAATAAGCCCGTGCAAAATAAGACATTTTGGGCTCGGCCGTTGAAGCGGAAATCCATCGCAATAATTCTATTGTTAATTGGATGCTTTATGGCAGTAGCAGTGGCGCTTGCAGTTTACAACCTAAATAAACCGTTCAACCCCCACGTCGAGTTCCTATACTCAAAAAGGCATGTTTTCCATGTTGTAAACCGCACTATTTCGGACGTTTTTGGCAACAAAACCTTCGCCATAAGCATCATAGAAAACCATAGCGACGAAGACCCATCATGGAGCCTTGAAAAGGCATTTGCCGAAAACTTCACCATCATAACCACCTTCGAAACCCATGAATACCGATTTGGAATAGCCGGAAACCTAAACTATACCCAGATACAATCAAAAGACATTAGAGAAGCCATCCAAGCAGTCATAGGCGAGGAAAGAAGAGATCTCCCGGTTAATAAAAGCCTCCTCACCGGCGAGCCGTTCCCGTCAATTTCATACTGGCAAGGCGACCCCTTCAGCCCATCAAGCAAAGGCTTTGAAAAAGGAATAATCATAGAAACCACCAAAGAATTAACTGAAGAACAGATAAGACGCCTGTGCGAAACCATCCTAAGCTACCTATACTAGCAGTTACCTTTACAAAGTGGTGGACCGGGCGGGATTTGAACCCGCGACCTCCCGAGTGCAAGTCGGGCGTTCGTACCAGCTGAACTACCGGCCCACACACCCTTAACAGAGATTTGCTTTGGATTTAGGCTTTCTGTATTGGGGTGGCTCAGGAAGTATGCCCCCTCGTCATCCTTTGTCGGCGGAGAGAGGAGGACCCCCTCATCACCATCCAAAAAAATGGATGGGCTGTTTTTAAGCCTTTACTGTGTTTTGTGGTTATCAGAATATGCGAAAAGCTTTTATAGAAGTGTAATTCAATGCTTGATGTTCATCACGAACCGTGGTTTGGCTGATTTCAAGGAGGTTTTGGATGAGTGACCGTGTTGATGTTGGGATTCCCGGAATGAACGAGATCCTGAATGGCGGCATACCAAAGAGAAATGTTGTTCTCTTATCTGGTGGTCCGGGCACTGGCAAGTCCATTTTTGGCCAGCAGTTTCTTTATGCTGGGTTTAGGCTCGGCGAACCCGGTGTATTAGTAACTTTGGAGGAGCATCCCGTTCAAGTTCGGATTAACATGGATCGTTTCGGATGGGAGCCCCGGCGTTTTGAGCAGGAGGGCAAATTTGCCATCGTGGACGCTTTTACTTCAGGCATTGGCGAGGCGGCGAGGAGGGAACGCTACGTTGTCAAGGATCCCGATGATGTTCCAAGTTTTTTGGATGTTATTCGGCAGGCGGTCACCGACCTGAACGCCCAACGGGTTGTCATAGACTCTGTTTCAACGCTTTACATGACTAAGCCGGCGCTGGCAAGATCCACCATTATGCTGATAAAGAAGGTTCTGGCTGGTTTGGGATGCACAGGCTTCCTTGTTTCTCAAGTCAGTGTTACGGATCGGGGTTTCGGCGGTCCAGGTGTTGAGCATGCAGCCGATGGCATTATAAGGCTCGACTTGGACGAGTTTCAAGGCGAACTTAAACGTTCAATAATTATTTGGAAGATGAGAGGAACAAGTCACTCCATGAGGAGGCATCCTTTCGACATAACAAGCAAGGGCATAATAGTTTATCCGGATAAAACTATTAGGATAACTCCGAGAGGCTTTTTTGAGGGAGGAGATGAAAGCTCATGAGCGAAGTTGAGGTTCCCCTAAAGCCCTTAGGCAGAGAAGACATCCAAAAACTTGAGGCCGTCCTCCTGCTCGGAACGGTTTCTAGGCAGGATGTCATCGAGAAAATGCGAAGCGCAGACCCCAAAGACCGAATAACATGGATAGATTCGCTGGCTGTGGCAGCCGGAGCCCTTGCCAGAGAAAAAGCCGGCATGACTGTTCCACGAATAGCCAACGAACTTGGAAGAGGCGAACAGACAATCCGCTCCCATCTAACCGGGAAAACCGAGGCTGGAAAACTTGTAAGGGAAACCTATGAAATGCTGGTGCGCGGCGAGAAGGTTCTATCCTTCATGCTCAAGGAGGCTGAGACTCCATCCAAGGAGGAGCTGGAGAAACTCAAACTTGAATTAGATAAAGAGCGTAGGGAGAAAGCCGAACTTCAAGAGAAGTTGGCTAAACTCCAAAACAAAATCGAGAATGTGGCCAAGGCCTTGGAGGCAGCCATAAACCAGCTGAAAGCCTAACTCCGCTAGGCTTTTTCCACCCTAAGTTTTTCTCCTTCCTCCACCTTTTCAAGGATTTTCGGGTCGTCTAGGATTTTCCCTATCACGTTTACTGGACTGTAGGGCTTTATTATATTGGGGTTTGGGCTTGAGAGGGTTGGCCCAAAGAATAGGCAAAGGGCTGGACCTTCAGGCCAGTAGGCTACATCCCCGTAGTCTACGATTTCCTTAGCCTTCTCTAGGCCCACCTTGAAGGGTGCAGCGAAATAGATTTCCTTGCCCCAGAATTCAGCTCTCGCCTCGAAGGGTAAAGCCCTCATAAGAGCTTCAGCTGTTTTCGGGTTTTCTTTAAAGCGTATTTCACATGTTATGGTTATTCCCGATTCAAAAGTGATTTTTATCCTTTCCTTTCGCTCCATACGCTGTGTCCCTCCACCTATTCTCTTGTCAAATTTAACAGTATCCTCATGGCTTCCGCCACGTATCTAGCGCATTTCTTCTCTCTTATCTGCTCCACTTTAAATTTTTGTCTGCCCTCAGCTGTTGTTAGGTCGCAGTTTGTTAGTTCTCGGCAGAGAGTGCTTCCAAAGTTTTCCTCAAAACTTTTTAGGAGTTGCTGAACCTTCGCCATGCATTTTTCATAGTTTTCCATTTCGCCCAGCGTTTTTCGTCCATATTTTAGGCTTAATGCCATAACAGCTCCCGTTATAGCCCCGCACACCAAGCCCCTTCTACCCATTCCCCCTCCGAATCCCGTGGCTATTTTTGGAATGTGTTCACATGCCATCCCATGGGCTTCAGCAAAGGTCTTCAATATGGATTCTGAGCAGAGGTAGCCCTCCCTAAACATTGAAACAGCCCTCTCTATAATCTCTTCTTCAGCGCTCATGGCTGCAGCCTTTTAGGATATCGCGATGTAAACCTTTTTGTCGTCTAGGGGGTATTCATGCCATTCCGCTTCGACTTCGCTTTGGCTTTTATGGAGTTGCACGTTTTTAGCGCGGACCAGCGCAGCCATCTCGTCCAAGTATGGCTTTAGAAGCTTCACACCCTCTTCGTCTAGTCCTGCCACGTGGACGGTTTCGAGGATGTCTGTCGGCATGTAGCCCAACTCCTTTCTTAGGGACTGAACTCTTCTGGCTATGTCGCGCATGAGACCCTCGCCTAGAAGCGCCTCATCCCTGTAGACGTCCAAGTACACGTTTATGCCCTTTTCAGAGGCTTCAACCCATCTCCCGGCTTCAACTTCAGCTTTAACATTTTCTGGAAGGTTTTTAGCGTATTCTGCCTCCTTCACATTTGCAAGCTCTAGGAGAACATCATTTAGACTTTGGAGGGCTTGCAGGGCTCTTTCATGAGCTACAATCAGCATTTTCCTTAGTGGCCATCTCCGCTTGAGCTTGGCTGACTGCCGTGCAGAATAAACCAGTGAAACACATTCCAGCATTATCTCAAAATCCTCTTCCAAGGCTTTGTTGCGGAGGCTTTCATCCGGCTCTGGCCACCTTTCAAAGTTTATGGATTCTGGCAGTGTGGGGTTGAGGCGTCTGTAGATTTTCTGGTATAGTGCCTCGCATAGGAAGGGTGTCACTGGATTGAATAGGAGCATTGTTGTTTTTAGCACGTGCCATAGGGTTGCGTATATGGCTAGTCTGCGGTTTAGGGTTTCAGGGTCATCTGTCCAAAGCTCTTTTCTTATCATTGGCACGTATAGGCGGCTTACGATTTCCACAACAAACTCTTCGAGTTCTGCAAGCGCCGTGTTGAATTCACATTTCTCCAGATCCGCCGTGTAGTCGCTTATAGTCTTCTGGAGTTTGGAGAGCAGCCAGAGGTCTGGTTTTCTGAGCAAGTCTTTAGCTTTCGCCCACTCCAGCGTGTGCTCTTGCGGGTTGAAGCCATCGTATTCAGCATTTTGTACAAAAAACCTGTTCAAGTGATATAGGGTTGCGAGCACCTGGTAGGGGCGGCGGTTCATCTCGTTTAGGTCGAAGTTCATGAAATCTATAGGTGAACATTTCCTTAGCATGTAAAACCGGCAGACGTCAGCTGAGGCCTTCTCCAGAAGCTTGTTCACCTCTATTATGTTGCCTAGGCTTTTGCTCATCTTCCTGCCCCTGGCGTCTTGGGTTAACCCCTGGAATAGGAAAGCCTTGTAGGGGGCTTCTGCCCTTCCAGTCAATATGACGTGTTCCAGCAGCAGCGAGTTTGCCCACCCACGGGTTTGATCTATTCCCTCTGTGAGGAAGGCTACTGGCACGTATTTGGCGAACTCCTCGTCCGTGAACCTTGCATAGGGGGCTGCGCCGCTGTTGTGCCACGTGTCTAGGACGAAGGGCTCCCGATGCATGATGCCTCCGCATTTTTCGCACTTTATTTTTATGCGGTCTATCCATGGCTTGTGGAGCTCAAAGTTTGGAGGTGGCTTCTCCAAGGCTTTTTCAACAAGCTCCCTCTTGCTTGCTATGAACGTTTTCGCTCCACATTTTTCGCAAACCCATATTGGGAGTGGAGCACCCCAGACGCGTTCTCTTGAAATACACCATGGCTTGCCCTCTTTTAGGAAGGAGAGGAAGCGGTTCTTCGGAGCTTCGAAGAAGTATTCGACTTTCTCCGCTGCAGCTACAACCTTGTCGTTTATGCGGTCCGTTCTAAGGAAGTATTCGCGCCTGGCAAGCCAAACCAGCTTGTGGTGGGAGCGCCAGCAAGTTGGGTACTCATGTCTTATCCTGCCGGCTTTAACGAGCAAGCCTCTCTTGCGCAGTTCCTCAATAACCATGCTGTCGGCGTCCCTTGCAAAAACGCCCTGGAAGAAGCCCGCCTCATCAGTGAATTTCACCTCATCGTCGAAGGGGGCGAAAACTGGGACGCCCCGCTTCTGGGCGGCAACAAAGTCCTCTTCACCGTTGCCAGGCGAGAGATGCACAACACCTGTGGCTGTGTTCACGTCCACAAAATCCTCGCAGACAACCCGGTGCACCAGCGGATGCTCATCCAATTCCGCCTGTTTCGGAATCAAATCCTTGAACGGATAATCGTACTTTACGCCTTCCAAGCCTTTGCCCGGAACTGTTTCGACTATGCTGTAGTCTTTTATGCCAAGCTCCTGCATCACGGGTTCAACGCGCTGCCTCACCATAATCCATTTCTCATCGCCCACCTGGACCTTAGCGTATTCAGCGTCGGGGTGAACCGCCAACATCAAGTCCGTTACAATTGTGAAGGGCATGGTTGTCCAGACTAGGAAGTACTCGTTTTGGCTGTGGGCCACCTTGAATTTAAAATATAGGGATGGATCCTCCACCTCCACATAGGAGCCCTCATAGCCCACTTCAGCGCTACTTAGGCTTGTTTGACATCCAGGACAGTAGGCCACCACATAATAGCCCTCTTCCAGGAGGCCTTGTTCCCAAGCGCGTTTGAGATACTGCCACTCCCGCTCAATATACTCGTCTGTGTAAGTCCAATATGCCCTCTTCTGGTCTATGAATATGCCGAGTTTGCGGTCAGCCTCCACCCACTCCTTATGGTAGCGCATAATCGTCTTCTTGCACTCCTCCACAAAGCGTTCCTCGCCAACCTGCTCCAGCAGCTCCCGCTTGTTTCGTACGCCCAGCAGCTTTTCCACCTCAAGCTCCACAGGCAAACCTTGACAGTCCCAGCCAGCCCAGAAGGGCACAAAATAGCCCTGCATGGTTCTCCATCGGAACCACAAGTCCTTCATAACGCGGCCTCTAGCATGCCCCACATGGGGTATGCCATTCAGCGTCGGCGGCCCCTCAACCCAGCCTAAAACGCCTACATTGCTCTTTTCGCGGCACTCCATCAGTTTTTCCTGTATACGGTTTTTATCCCAGAACTCGCGGATCTCCCTTTCAATTTCAAGCGGGCGGTAATCCATGCTCAGCGACGCGTCAAAATTAGCTTTTGATTTGGCAATCACCTTTCACCACAACACACCCGCAAACACAACAAAATAACCCAAGCAAAATATAACCTTTTTGAAGCAAACATCGCCAAGCGTCAAATTTAGGACTCGAGCAGTCCAAAATGGATAGTTCCTCCATTTTCAGCTAACAGCATGTATTCAAAGAAAAAGGGTGGGATTCTCACGCAGAGCTTCCGCCATCTCTACCGATTTAGCTTCGCTCTAAGCGTTTCCGCAACGTATAAGAGCCAACTATCACACTAAAAGAGGACAGGAGCACCGTGGCACCTATATTTAAGCCTTCTGGAACAACCTCCATTCTAAAGTCCTGAAAGCCATAGCGGTCCGGCACATCTCTTGGAGTAGGTGGCCATGAAAGGAGTTCACCAGTGCTTTCATCGTAAACTGCCAAGCGAAAGTTCCAATAGGGACCTGCCCCCAAGTCTGGCTTGTTGAACCTGAGCTCTAAAATCCAGTGGGGTGTACTGTTCATCGGAGAGGCACTTATGGAGTTAGCCCATTGTATGGAGGCTGGAGGAGTCACCTCACTCCAGCCCGTACCAGTGCCCTGATAAACCTTTAAGGTGGTGTGGCCTATGATATCTATTCTATAGTCACCAGCTTGAGGAGCGAATCCCCCGCTCTGGTCTCCGTCAATGCACATTTGCCAATAATCCCCAGTATCGTTGGTGTTGTCGGTGAAAAATTCGACGAGCCATGTATCGTACACTTCGCTCATCGAAACAAAGCTCCATACACTTCTAAAAAGCACTTTGTTTTCTATCCATGTGATTTCACCATTATTTGTCCATTCATTGTCAACAGTCCATCGTCCATCAATGGTTATCGTCACATTTGGGTCTGGCATGTAATCTATTCTTACATAGCCTGGCTCGGCTGCCTCGACGGGGTCTATTTTTGGCATAGATCCCGTTTTTAGCAACAATAAACTGCAAAGTGCTGCTGCGAAAATGGCTATGTACACAATTCTCTTCAACTTTCTCCCATTCCTTTAATTCAACCTTTAATTATAGCCTATGTTGCCTTAAAATTTTTGTTTACCTTTAAACCAGCAGAACAACGAGTAAAGTGTTAGAAGGATGACTGTTATCTCCACGATTATTGCTGCTTCCTGACTGTAGAAGGGGTTTCCGTAAGCAATGGGATATAGAACCCAAAACATTTCTCGGTGGGTGAACATGTCTAGGGCTATGTGGCTGAAGCCTCCAAAAAGGCTTAGCAAATAAATGTTCCAAGGTGGGTATCTAACCTTGACGGGATTAAGCCCCATACTCCTATAAATTGTCCATAAGGCGTTCTCGAAGGTTCGTTCCATTAGATAGACGCCTAACGTCACCATAATTGGGTAGACTGTCAAGGCCAATAAGAAGCTGTGCCAAACCCTATGATGTAGGGGTTCGCCCAAGATGATATAGTATAAGGGCTCGATGTCTGTGAAGGTTGTTGGAACCGCTAAAGCCAGGGGGTCTATTCGCCTCTTATCCCTAAAATATAGGAAGAGGAGGGCCAGCGGATGGAATGGTGTGAGGGGCATTTGTCCACAGCTCTATCGTTCACTTGCTAGATTGGGATCCTTTTTCCGTTGAAGTCGCGTTTCCAAACCCCAAATTCGCCTTTAACCGTTTTCAGTTGGTTTATGTTGAAGACTGGACCGTCTCGGCATACGCGGTATTTGCCTATCACGCAGCTTCCGCAGATGCCGACGGCGCATCGCATGATCCTTTCGAGGCTTGCCTCGGCGTAGACGCCCAACCTTTCGGCGCATTCCAGAACCGCCCTTGTCATGAGCTCTGGACCGCAAGTGTAGATTACGTCGAATTTTTCTTTTGCCATAGCTGATTCCGCAAGGGTTGAAGCTAGGCCTTTCACGCCGTAGCTTCCATCTTCAGTGGTTGCCAGCACGTTTTCTTCCCCGCATAGCCCCTTCAATCTGTCTAGGAAGATTAGCTCCTCCTTTGTCTTGGCTCCCACAACAATGACGACTTTTGATGCTTTTTGGTTTGCCAATTCTTTGGCCAGGAAGGTTAGGGGGGCTATTCCGACACCACCTCCCACCAGCAGAGCCTTGCCTCCCTTAATGGTGAAGCCGTTTCCAAAGGGACCTCGCACTCCAATTAAGTCGCCTGCCTTCATTTTGTGCAGTGCCTCTGTTGCCTCGCCAACCCGTTTCACAGCCACCGAAACCTCTGCCCCCCCACGGTCCACGTCGAAAATGCTTAGGGGAATCTCATCCACCCCCGGAATCCACAGCATTATGAACTGGCCTGGCCTCGCCTTAGCGCACGGTCTATCCCTAAAGGTGAAGGCTTTCACCGTGGGGCTTACAATTTCAACGTTTAAAATGCGGGTTGCCCTATGCCTGTTAGCTGCGGTGAGCCAAGCCGACAATCTCATTCACGCTCCTAAAGCCTTTCCTTTTAAGGTAGGTGTCTAACCCTCTAACAATTGACTGAAAAACTCTCGGCCCCTTTATGGCTATGGCTGTTCCAATCTGCACGGCTGAGGCTCCAGCAAGGAGAAATTCCACAGCGTCTCGCCAGCTGTTTATGCCTCCGCATCCAATTATGGGAGCTTTAACCCTTTCGTAAATGTCGTAGACGCACCTAACTGCGATGGGTTTTATGGCTGGACCGGACAAGCCGCCCCTTTTGTTGCTGAGGATGGGTTTGGCTGTTTCGATGTCTATGGCCATGGCTTTAACCGTGTTTATGGCGGTTACGGCGTCAGCTCCAGCCTTGACGGCGGCTTCTGCGATTTCCGCTATATCCGCCACGTTTGGTGAAAGTTTTACGAAAACAGGCTTATCCACAGCACCCTTAACCTTCCTCACAACTTCAGCCAGAACCTTCGGGTTCTGCCCGATCTCGGCACCCGTCTCCTTAACGTGGGGACATGAAACGTTAAGCTCCACGGCGTCAGCTCCTGCCTCCACCGCCTTCCCAGCTACAACCGCATATTCCTCAGCTGAAAAACCATAAACGCTCACTATCAAGGGTACATCCAGAAGAGCCTTGGCTTCTCTAATGTCCCGTGTAAACTCATCTATCCCCGGATTGGAAAGCCCAACAGCATTCAATAAGCCACATGCAACCTGCACAACCGTAGGATTCGCATATCCGCTCCTGGGCTTTAAACCAACAGACTTGGTCACAACAGCGCCTGCGCCGCCTTCAACAACGCCCTTAAGGGTTTCAGCCGAATAACCCAGAATTCCAGAAGCCAGCATGGTGGGGTTGTTGAGGCTTAAACCCACCAGCCTAACCCTCAAACGTTCACTTTTCAAGGCCTTTCCACCAGAGCTTTCTTTTATGTTTGTTGTTTTCTAAAGATAAAGTTTCATTTTCCGCCTTGCTTGGGCTTGGAAATCCTTTAAAAGGGTTTAGGGGCCTAGTGAAGGTGGTGTGTCAAATGGTTATTGTTGAGGTTACGGTGAAAAGCCAAAAGGGGACATGTGCCCAAAGGCACAAGGTTGGAGACAAAATTGTTTTCGACGGCAAATCCATTAAGGGCGATGTATGCTACAGCGCGCTTATGGCGCTGCTTCCAAAGGTTTACGCCATGCTCTATGGCGCAGAGTTTCCATGGGCAGAGGATAAAAACGTCATTTACAATGCATGTCCGGATCCGGAAAACCCCATCGTCTTTGAAATCCGTCGGATTGGGAAGTAGGCTGGCTATGGTTTCAGAATCCTTTATTTATGTAAGCCATGTAGATAGTAGTGATAATTATCTGAGGAATAATGATGAAGGCGACTGTGATCCCAACATTGTTTGGCGTTTTAGCCTTTGACGAATCGAATAGGATTATTTCGCATGCCCTTTTCCCCAAAAAGCCGGAGGAAGCCGCGAAGACT
Coding sequences:
- a CDS encoding dihydroorotate dehydrogenase; this encodes MRVRLVGLSLNNPTMLASGILGYSAETLKGVVEGGAGAVVTKSVGLKPRSGYANPTVVQVACGLLNAVGLSNPGIDEFTRDIREAKALLDVPLIVSVYGFSAEEYAVVAGKAVEAGADAVELNVSCPHVKETGAEIGQNPKVLAEVVRKVKGAVDKPVFVKLSPNVADIAEIAEAAVKAGADAVTAINTVKAMAIDIETAKPILSNKRGGLSGPAIKPIAVRCVYDIYERVKAPIIGCGGINSWRDAVEFLLAGASAVQIGTAIAIKGPRVFQSIVRGLDTYLKRKGFRSVNEIVGLAHRS
- a CDS encoding TIGR04076 family protein, producing MVIVEVTVKSQKGTCAQRHKVGDKIVFDGKSIKGDVCYSALMALLPKVYAMLYGAEFPWAEDKNVIYNACPDPENPIVFEIRRIGK